One part of the Cupriavidus oxalaticus genome encodes these proteins:
- a CDS encoding PRTRC system protein D, with translation MKQQIEHIKYPTFAIDVGYGNTKSAWALGSEIKMNMFPSLAPLAANTALNDFGGGVFKGRNVITVEVDGARYEVGPGVEFSGAHVNTGRALAEDFTASANYAALLGGALYYAGAREVERLVLGLPVHNTQKYAAHLKDRFAGDHDFGWGNVHIGSVLPLPQPLGTLINYIQQSGKAYDPDNAYLVIDVGYFTTDWVVARGYTVHDTRSGGVPGGAARIHQQVASLITADRGETVDGIERIDKAIREAKPLVYFGQNLDVGPYLAEAMALTHQPVKEIQSRVGRTDDLRAIILTGGGAQLYAPAIRAAFPLNVIHMMEAPCFANVRGFYTIGAAQQATRTA, from the coding sequence ATGAAGCAACAAATCGAACACATCAAGTACCCAACCTTTGCCATCGACGTCGGCTACGGCAATACCAAGTCCGCCTGGGCGCTCGGGTCGGAGATCAAGATGAACATGTTTCCGTCCCTCGCCCCGCTTGCAGCCAACACAGCCTTGAACGATTTCGGCGGCGGCGTCTTCAAGGGTCGCAATGTCATCACGGTCGAAGTCGACGGTGCACGGTATGAAGTGGGTCCGGGTGTGGAATTCAGCGGCGCCCATGTGAATACTGGTCGTGCCTTGGCGGAAGACTTCACAGCTTCCGCGAACTATGCTGCACTACTCGGCGGTGCCCTCTACTATGCTGGGGCCAGGGAAGTAGAACGCTTAGTATTGGGCCTCCCGGTCCACAACACACAGAAGTATGCCGCCCACCTCAAGGACCGTTTCGCCGGCGACCATGACTTCGGATGGGGCAACGTCCATATTGGCAGTGTGCTTCCCTTGCCGCAGCCGCTTGGCACACTCATCAACTATATCCAGCAAAGCGGCAAGGCCTACGATCCTGACAACGCCTACCTTGTCATCGACGTGGGCTACTTCACCACGGACTGGGTGGTTGCCCGCGGCTATACGGTTCACGATACCCGCAGTGGCGGAGTACCAGGCGGGGCGGCACGCATCCATCAGCAGGTCGCAAGCCTGATTACCGCGGATCGTGGCGAAACAGTCGACGGCATCGAGCGCATTGACAAGGCCATCCGAGAGGCCAAGCCCCTCGTGTATTTCGGCCAAAATCTGGATGTCGGCCCCTACCTCGCCGAGGCAATGGCGCTCACCCATCAACCGGTCAAAGAGATCCAGAGCCGTGTCGGACGCACCGATGATCTTCGAGCCATCATCCTGACTGGTGGGGGCGCACAGCTCTATGCTCCGGCGATTCGCGCGGCCTTCCCGCTTAACGTCATCCACATGATGGAGGCCCCCTGCTTCGCGAACGTTCGTGGCTTCTACACAATCGGCGCAGCACAGCAGGCTACCCGCACCGCCTGA
- a CDS encoding integrase domain-containing protein, translating into MRQDAVFDIRGLLAKYELPTRMKAELHAVLADNLKRILSQTRVSLKRASLKTQERRMYTVCRAFVELREQRFMIESPHSLRHKHIQALVDRWVAEGQVGGTIENKLSHLKAFCQWLGKHDLIRSLGEYADREAHGLARSYVTTADKSWEGNGVDPGMVIAEIAKTDKHVAVQLKLQAAFGLRIEESWSLKIATALKNLDTLRVVDGTKGGRKREVPVRLQLEVLEEAARLMDPVSGSTTPASYSIGRWRSHYNAVLRKHGVYKKGLGVTSHGLRHGWAHQLYEEISGSPAPVKGGSAPELEAHRQAIQAVVLAAGHSKVSKSGAYLSTLSAMAALDRPSVTREEAEAALRRHDGNKSKAAEELGITRQSLYRRLSGAQV; encoded by the coding sequence ATGCGGCAAGACGCGGTCTTTGACATTCGCGGGCTGTTGGCCAAGTACGAGCTCCCCACGCGCATGAAGGCGGAACTGCATGCGGTGTTGGCTGACAACCTGAAGAGGATCCTCAGCCAGACTCGGGTGAGTCTCAAGCGCGCGTCACTCAAGACGCAAGAGCGACGTATGTACACGGTATGTCGCGCGTTCGTGGAACTGCGCGAGCAGCGGTTCATGATCGAGAGTCCCCATTCTCTCCGCCACAAGCATATCCAGGCGCTGGTAGACAGGTGGGTCGCGGAAGGCCAGGTCGGTGGCACGATCGAGAACAAGCTGAGCCATCTGAAGGCATTCTGCCAATGGCTTGGCAAGCACGACCTCATCCGTTCCCTTGGCGAGTATGCAGATAGAGAGGCACACGGACTCGCACGGTCCTACGTCACGACGGCGGACAAGTCATGGGAGGGCAACGGCGTTGATCCGGGGATGGTGATCGCGGAAATCGCCAAGACGGACAAGCATGTGGCTGTGCAGCTGAAGCTACAGGCGGCGTTCGGACTGAGGATCGAGGAGAGCTGGTCGCTCAAGATCGCCACGGCCCTAAAGAACCTGGACACGCTTCGGGTGGTCGACGGGACGAAGGGGGGACGTAAGCGGGAAGTTCCCGTTCGGTTGCAGTTGGAGGTGCTGGAGGAGGCCGCCCGGCTCATGGATCCGGTCAGCGGGTCAACCACGCCTGCGAGTTACTCGATAGGGCGTTGGCGTAGCCACTACAACGCGGTACTCCGCAAGCACGGTGTCTACAAGAAGGGGCTGGGAGTGACCAGTCACGGCTTGCGTCATGGATGGGCACATCAGTTGTACGAAGAGATCTCAGGTTCGCCCGCACCAGTCAAGGGAGGCTCGGCACCTGAGCTCGAAGCCCACCGCCAGGCGATTCAGGCTGTCGTACTCGCGGCAGGCCACAGTAAGGTATCCAAGAGCGGGGCCTACCTTTCGACGCTGTCGGCTATGGCTGCACTGGACCGGCCCAGCGTGACTCGGGAGGAAGCCGAGGCGGCGCTGCGTCGGCACGATGGAAACAAGAGCAAGGCGGCGGAGGAATTGGGCATCACTCGCCAGAGCCTCTATCGGCGCCTCAGCGGCGCGCAAGTTTAA
- a CDS encoding 3'-5' exonuclease — protein MVPTDEQASVVDAVKAGGPLKVKAYAGAGKTSTLRLAAAARGRARGLYLAFNKDIATEAAQKFPQNTRCRTVHSLAFSATPPEITRKLKNPVEPPHQLALRYGLAKLRLPTTIGKDLELSASKVARMVMDGAARFCRSAQAEPLAWHIPVESIVKEEKAEHLRDSLLPYVKRLWGEYLDPASPSAIVHDVYVKRWERSRPRIGADFILFDEAQDADGLMLSVLRAQQSQVIYVGDPYQQIYEWRGAVNAMEHIRAPECALTESFRFGPAIAQLASRVLRLMDEETPVRGQDHVESWILHDSTPEQDRFDAILCRKNATVLTHLAQGIGRGDRVAVRANVDELRAFADGAEQLMRGQRIGYPATLALFETWEEVQEYAESFAGRDLKPLVTLIDNEGVDYLRLILTRVSPEDEADYIVSTVHRAKGLEWERVQLAGDFKFRTGDDGELTMAPEEMRLLYVAMTRAKRLLDVSEIRRDLYTMFREAGV, from the coding sequence ATGGTCCCCACCGACGAACAGGCTTCCGTTGTCGACGCGGTCAAGGCCGGCGGGCCGCTGAAAGTCAAGGCGTATGCGGGCGCCGGCAAGACGTCGACGCTACGCCTGGCTGCCGCGGCCCGCGGCCGCGCGCGAGGGCTGTATCTGGCCTTCAACAAGGACATCGCCACCGAGGCTGCCCAGAAATTCCCGCAGAACACCCGCTGCCGTACCGTCCACTCGCTCGCGTTCAGCGCCACGCCACCGGAAATCACCCGCAAGCTGAAGAACCCGGTCGAGCCGCCGCATCAGCTCGCTTTGCGCTACGGTCTCGCCAAGCTGCGCCTGCCGACGACGATCGGCAAGGACCTCGAACTGAGCGCCAGCAAGGTCGCCCGAATGGTGATGGACGGCGCGGCGCGTTTCTGCCGCTCCGCACAGGCCGAGCCTCTTGCGTGGCACATTCCAGTGGAGTCGATCGTGAAGGAGGAGAAGGCCGAGCATCTGCGCGACTCGCTGCTGCCCTACGTCAAGCGGCTCTGGGGTGAATACCTCGACCCCGCTTCCCCGTCAGCGATCGTTCACGACGTCTACGTAAAAAGGTGGGAGCGCAGCCGGCCGCGCATTGGTGCCGACTTCATCCTGTTCGACGAAGCGCAGGATGCCGATGGCCTGATGCTGTCGGTGCTGCGCGCGCAGCAGTCCCAGGTCATCTACGTCGGAGACCCGTACCAGCAGATCTACGAATGGCGCGGCGCGGTCAACGCCATGGAGCATATTCGTGCACCTGAATGCGCTCTCACCGAATCGTTCCGTTTCGGCCCGGCCATCGCTCAACTGGCCAGCCGCGTGCTGCGGCTCATGGACGAGGAAACGCCCGTCCGTGGACAGGACCACGTTGAATCCTGGATCCTGCACGACTCAACGCCGGAACAGGATCGCTTCGACGCCATCCTGTGCCGCAAGAACGCGACGGTCCTGACCCACCTTGCCCAGGGCATCGGCCGGGGCGATCGCGTGGCGGTGCGCGCCAACGTCGACGAGCTCCGCGCCTTTGCCGACGGCGCCGAGCAGCTCATGCGCGGCCAGCGCATCGGCTACCCCGCCACCCTCGCCCTGTTCGAAACGTGGGAAGAGGTCCAGGAATATGCTGAATCGTTCGCCGGCCGCGACCTGAAGCCCCTCGTCACGTTGATCGACAACGAGGGCGTGGACTATCTGCGCCTGATCCTCACCCGCGTCTCGCCAGAGGATGAGGCCGACTACATTGTGTCGACCGTCCACCGGGCCAAGGGCCTCGAATGGGAGCGCGTGCAGCTCGCCGGCGACTTCAAGTTCAGGACCGGCGACGACGGCGAACTCACCATGGCACCGGAAGAGATGCGCCTGCTTTACGTCGCCATGACACGCGCGAAGCGCCTGCTGGATGTGAGCGAGATCCGGCGCGACCTCTACACCATGTTCCGGGAAGCCGGTGTCTAA
- a CDS encoding DUF1173 family protein has protein sequence MITVRIGGNEYPLDEVLEDPGRYARHLERAKTIQGFAECGCAEGRPRPKLVIRRHRDIFLLARWPEQAFRHAEGCPFHRKTQTTPGAADSLDAFRMRDGRHDIRLDASLSVSTHTPAKTVQRTPKGQSTKPQRRSAGLLAFLEFAWEQAGLNVWPGTGARSWNGCWSQLTAELADCRINGKDADGLLHVMQRWDPARKSEILAEFEAWQARLSPTAAGNPRGILIGEIESHAATQYGGKVVLRQSTQRFFMSSGLYERLQASFGTALAGIGRTEQRCVAVLLIEKSRSNYLTVVDIGAMLANRQFLPCDSSHEVAMADHLVALRRAFRKPLRHIGRAEVHPDFVLTDVQPETVIEVLGMAGNPEYDARMASKRQHYQTAGVPFLEWDAVATSISSVRVPPAGTRAADAR, from the coding sequence ATGATCACCGTGCGGATTGGCGGGAACGAGTACCCGCTGGATGAGGTGTTGGAAGATCCCGGCCGCTACGCGCGCCACCTCGAGCGTGCCAAGACGATCCAGGGATTCGCGGAATGCGGCTGCGCAGAGGGCCGGCCGCGGCCCAAACTGGTGATCCGGCGACACCGCGATATTTTCCTGCTCGCGCGCTGGCCGGAACAGGCGTTCCGGCACGCCGAAGGATGCCCCTTCCACCGGAAGACCCAGACAACGCCCGGCGCCGCCGACAGTCTCGACGCATTCCGCATGCGCGATGGCCGCCACGATATCCGCCTCGACGCCTCACTTTCGGTCAGCACCCACACACCGGCCAAAACCGTCCAGCGAACGCCGAAGGGCCAGAGCACAAAGCCGCAACGGCGATCCGCAGGCCTGCTGGCGTTCCTCGAATTCGCTTGGGAGCAGGCCGGTCTTAATGTCTGGCCTGGTACCGGTGCCCGCAGCTGGAACGGCTGCTGGTCACAGTTGACGGCCGAACTGGCCGATTGCAGGATCAATGGCAAGGACGCCGACGGGCTGCTGCACGTCATGCAGCGGTGGGACCCGGCGCGGAAGTCCGAAATCCTGGCCGAGTTCGAGGCGTGGCAGGCTAGGCTTTCGCCTACCGCCGCCGGGAATCCCCGCGGCATTCTGATCGGCGAAATCGAGTCGCACGCCGCCACCCAGTACGGAGGGAAGGTCGTCCTGCGCCAGAGCACGCAGCGGTTCTTCATGTCCTCGGGACTGTACGAACGCCTGCAGGCTTCCTTTGGCACTGCGCTGGCCGGCATCGGACGGACCGAGCAACGGTGTGTCGCTGTCCTGCTCATTGAGAAGTCCCGCTCGAACTACCTGACGGTCGTCGATATTGGCGCCATGCTGGCCAACCGGCAGTTTCTGCCTTGCGACTCCTCCCATGAGGTCGCCATGGCCGATCACCTGGTCGCTCTGCGCCGGGCATTTCGCAAGCCGCTGCGGCATATCGGCCGAGCGGAGGTACACCCCGACTTCGTCCTGACCGATGTCCAGCCCGAAACGGTCATCGAAGTACTCGGCATGGCCGGCAATCCCGAGTACGACGCTCGGATGGCGAGCAAGCGCCAGCACTACCAGACTGCCGGCGTTCCTTTTCTGGAATGGGATGCGGTAGCCACGTCGATTTCCAGCGTGCGCGTGCCGCCGGCTGGCACACGGGCAGCCGATGCACGCTGA
- a CDS encoding primase-helicase zinc-binding domain-containing protein, with amino-acid sequence MKDLSEIVADWSSDQWDALVEQYLPASALTDAFWRGRPGPCPMCGGHDRFTYTRKRNRGDWVCRKCNDGSPAGGDGLELVRRYTDMSYLELKCRLNGQSIDPVPVVAHRPRPSRRESMSPADLLRCVMKQVDSSRPLTAGDHGMRYLAARVPGLCAPLPQGLRLATQEYWHEKEIVGRYPTIVAEYRLPDGRIATVHRTSLDPHKPEKALVISKDGEILPSKRNYLTALPLDGGAVRLMSPRKGEIGVAEGLESAYAAYMLFRVPTWFCLNRVELSRFVVPDGLGIHTVHIFADFDKVDAKTGKSPGMADALTLQKRLRAAGFNAVLHRPKVRGTDFCDQWRTEYQLRQMSLRAAVAA; translated from the coding sequence CTGAAAGACCTTAGTGAAATTGTTGCAGACTGGTCGTCCGATCAATGGGACGCCCTCGTAGAGCAGTACTTGCCGGCATCGGCTCTTACCGACGCCTTCTGGCGTGGCCGCCCTGGACCGTGTCCGATGTGTGGTGGGCATGATCGATTCACCTACACCCGCAAGCGGAATCGCGGCGACTGGGTATGCCGAAAGTGCAACGACGGGAGCCCTGCTGGCGGCGACGGCCTTGAGCTTGTCCGCCGGTACACCGACATGTCGTACTTGGAGCTGAAGTGCCGGCTGAACGGCCAGTCCATTGATCCCGTTCCTGTCGTCGCCCATAGGCCGCGGCCATCAAGACGAGAGTCTATGAGTCCCGCAGATCTGTTGCGCTGCGTGATGAAGCAAGTCGATTCGTCGAGGCCGCTGACGGCGGGCGACCACGGTATGCGTTACCTGGCTGCCCGTGTTCCTGGCTTATGCGCACCACTGCCACAGGGGTTGCGACTGGCCACACAGGAGTACTGGCATGAGAAGGAGATCGTAGGTCGGTATCCCACGATCGTTGCTGAGTACCGTCTACCAGACGGAAGGATTGCGACGGTTCACCGGACTTCACTGGATCCCCACAAGCCTGAGAAGGCACTGGTCATTTCGAAGGACGGCGAGATCCTACCCTCGAAGCGAAACTACCTGACAGCGTTGCCGCTTGATGGTGGGGCAGTGCGCTTGATGTCACCGCGTAAGGGGGAAATCGGCGTCGCCGAAGGCCTCGAGAGTGCGTATGCCGCATACATGCTGTTCCGCGTGCCGACTTGGTTCTGTCTGAACCGCGTCGAGCTGAGCAGATTCGTGGTGCCAGATGGCTTGGGCATCCATACCGTGCACATCTTTGCGGACTTCGACAAGGTCGACGCAAAGACGGGCAAGTCCCCCGGGATGGCCGACGCACTGACGTTGCAGAAGCGGTTGCGTGCGGCCGGCTTCAACGCTGTGCTGCATCGACCGAAGGTCCGGGGTACTGATTTTTGTGATCAATGGCGAACGGAGTACCAGCTTCGCCAGATGTCCCTACGGGCTGCCGTCGCAGCCTGA
- a CDS encoding DNA/RNA non-specific endonuclease, translating to MTRPLIAAVVLALSSLSASAHDTGEACAHVLAAGQPTTQTAARTQLLCYRAYAVLYSSQTRTALWAAERLTREAVDAARKLPRDSDFYEEDRLPEADRARLADYRRGSGMDRGHLAPSGDFPDKASQAESFSLANVVPQNSVSNRRTWSHLETSTRRLARQHGAIQVVTGPAFVGTPRTLGHVRIPDFVWKAIYVPGVGAAVYIVRNDATPAYSVISVAELQHFSGINPFPALPKTMNATAMDLPPPTPHPGEKPARRVAFAWLASGEAVADSPAPDALHHVIRDASAILSLALAYAR from the coding sequence ATGACCCGCCCGCTTATCGCCGCAGTCGTTCTCGCCCTCTCGTCCCTCTCGGCAAGCGCACACGACACGGGAGAGGCTTGTGCCCACGTGCTTGCTGCGGGCCAACCCACAACTCAAACGGCGGCTCGCACGCAACTGCTGTGCTACCGCGCCTACGCCGTTCTCTACTCGAGCCAGACACGCACGGCCCTCTGGGCTGCCGAGCGTCTCACCCGCGAGGCTGTCGACGCCGCGCGCAAGCTGCCACGCGACAGCGACTTCTACGAAGAGGACCGACTGCCCGAAGCCGACCGCGCCAGGCTGGCCGACTACCGACGCGGATCGGGCATGGACCGAGGGCACCTCGCCCCAAGCGGCGACTTCCCCGACAAGGCATCACAAGCGGAAAGCTTCAGCCTCGCCAACGTCGTCCCGCAAAACAGCGTGTCGAACCGCCGCACCTGGAGCCACCTTGAAACGTCCACGCGCAGGCTGGCCCGCCAGCACGGCGCCATCCAGGTGGTGACCGGTCCCGCATTTGTCGGCACCCCGAGAACGCTGGGCCACGTGCGCATTCCCGACTTCGTCTGGAAGGCGATTTACGTGCCAGGCGTTGGGGCCGCTGTCTACATCGTCCGCAACGACGCGACGCCCGCGTACAGCGTCATTAGCGTGGCTGAGCTGCAGCACTTCTCCGGGATCAACCCGTTTCCGGCACTCCCCAAGACCATGAACGCCACGGCGATGGACCTGCCCCCTCCCACCCCGCACCCAGGTGAGAAGCCGGCCCGCCGCGTCGCGTTCGCATGGCTTGCATCGGGCGAAGCCGTCGCAGACTCGCCGGCGCCGGACGCTCTCCACCACGTGATCCGCGACGCAAGCGCAATCCTTTCGCTGGCCCTCGCCTACGCACGTTAG
- a CDS encoding phage Gp37/Gp68 family protein, with protein MSENTKIEWTDHSWNPWEGCQHVGPGCDHCYAETRNARFGGGQAQNWGPGAPRRRTSATNWRKPFRWNLAHAAFAAVHGRRQRVFCASLADVFDNAAPMEWFIDMLNVWRQTPNLDKLVLTKRIGNAMKRLGDAFNALMLRDDCAENPLVPWLATWIAGNAPADIWLGATIVNQVEAERDIPKLLRVPAKTRFLSMEPLLSQVDVFSTITGELLHTSGNDYNPGSIDWIIAGGESGSDARPMHPAWSRSLRDQCAAAGVPFLLKQWGEWHTATVLTTTGEPVFRSFETFEQWANEASTWVGGGICLDKHGQQLMKGDDFIRARDEGRFPVTVMHRVGKKAAGRQLDGVLHDAFPVTSLDVAEAGRRAIARGMV; from the coding sequence ATGAGCGAAAACACAAAGATCGAATGGACCGACCACAGCTGGAATCCGTGGGAGGGCTGCCAGCATGTTGGCCCTGGCTGTGACCACTGTTACGCGGAGACCCGTAATGCCCGCTTTGGCGGTGGCCAGGCCCAGAACTGGGGGCCCGGCGCCCCCCGCCGGCGCACGTCCGCCACCAACTGGCGCAAGCCGTTCCGCTGGAACCTGGCGCACGCCGCCTTCGCCGCGGTGCACGGCCGCCGCCAGCGCGTCTTCTGCGCGAGCCTGGCCGATGTGTTCGACAACGCGGCGCCGATGGAATGGTTCATCGACATGCTCAATGTGTGGCGGCAGACTCCAAACCTCGACAAGCTCGTGCTGACCAAGCGCATCGGCAACGCCATGAAACGACTGGGCGACGCGTTCAACGCACTGATGCTGCGCGACGACTGCGCGGAGAATCCCTTGGTGCCGTGGCTGGCCACCTGGATCGCCGGCAACGCACCGGCCGACATCTGGCTGGGAGCCACGATCGTCAATCAGGTCGAAGCGGAGCGCGACATTCCAAAGCTGTTGCGCGTCCCAGCAAAGACCCGCTTCCTGTCCATGGAGCCACTGCTCAGCCAAGTTGACGTGTTCTCGACGATCACGGGCGAGCTGTTGCACACGTCCGGCAACGATTACAACCCTGGATCGATCGACTGGATCATCGCAGGCGGTGAGAGCGGAAGCGATGCACGCCCGATGCACCCCGCTTGGTCTCGCAGCCTGCGCGATCAGTGCGCTGCGGCGGGCGTGCCCTTCCTCCTCAAGCAATGGGGCGAATGGCACACGGCCACTGTGCTCACGACCACCGGCGAGCCGGTATTCCGAAGCTTCGAGACGTTTGAGCAGTGGGCAAACGAGGCCAGCACCTGGGTCGGCGGCGGCATCTGCCTCGACAAGCACGGCCAGCAGCTAATGAAAGGAGACGATTTCATCCGAGCGCGCGACGAAGGCCGTTTCCCGGTCACCGTCATGCATCGCGTGGGCAAGAAGGCAGCAGGCCGGCAGCTAGACGGCGTCCTGCATGACGCTTTCCCTGTAACCTCGCTTGACGTGGCAGAGGCCGGCCGGCGTGCCATCGCTCGCGGTATGGTCTGA
- a CDS encoding HU family DNA-binding protein, with translation MTKAELIDAIACGVDGLTKTKAEEVLNVTLTAIMEAVAKGEGLNLIGFGSFSKGERGERLARNPRTGEEIKVEAAKTVKFKAGQRFRDAVNQE, from the coding sequence ATGACGAAAGCCGAACTGATCGACGCCATCGCCTGCGGTGTGGATGGGCTGACGAAGACCAAGGCCGAGGAGGTGCTGAATGTGACGCTGACCGCGATCATGGAGGCTGTTGCCAAGGGCGAGGGCCTGAACTTGATCGGCTTCGGGTCCTTCAGCAAGGGTGAGCGCGGCGAGCGACTGGCGCGCAATCCCCGCACGGGCGAGGAGATCAAGGTGGAAGCTGCCAAGACCGTGAAGTTCAAGGCCGGCCAGCGATTCCGGGATGCTGTCAATCAGGAGTGA